The Salvelinus fontinalis isolate EN_2023a chromosome 32, ASM2944872v1, whole genome shotgun sequence nucleotide sequence CTGCAGTCCTCTTAGATACCAGTATATCTGCAGTTCTCTTAGATACCAGTATATCTGCAGTCCTCTTAGATACCAGTATATCTGCAGTCCTCTTAGATACCAGTATATCTGCAGTCCTCAGAGATACCAGTATATCTGCAGTCCTCTGAGATACCAGTATATCTGCTGTCCTCTTAGATACCAGTATATCTGCAGTCCTCAGAGATACCAGTATATCTGCAGTCCTCAGAGATACCAGTATATCTGCAGTCCTCTGAGATACCAGTATATCTGCTGTCCTCTTAGATACCAGTATATCTGCAGTCCTCTTAGGTACCAGTATATCTGCAGTCCTCAGAGATACCAGTATATCTGCAGTCCTCTTAGATACCAGTATATCTGCAGTCCTCTTAGATACCAGTATATGTGTGGATATGGTGATATCATAAAACATATTGACTCATCGTGTGTGTGATATTCCCTATGCAGAGCCCAGGGCCAGTGGCTGTCTGTCCCAGGACCATCCCCAGGGAGGAtcaggaggaggggtggaggctGTGAGGCCCTCTCCAGGGGGCTTGTTCTCTGGCGGGTTCCCTGTCCTCAGACCTGCTGGACAGAGAGCCTTCACAGGGAAGAATGTGGGTGGGTCAAGATGGCAGGATGATGAATATACTGTCGGGGGCTTTATTGGCGTGggaaacattgccaaagcaagtgaaatagataataaacaaaagtgatatAAACAATAAAAGTTAACAgtaaaacattacactcacagaagatcCAAAATaatgaagacatttcaaatgtcatattatgtgctttctccctctctctctcttcccctctctgtctctttctctctttctctctgtctctttctatctatctgtctctctctccctctgtctctctctcttcccctctctgtctctctgtctctctctctttctctctgtctctctctcttcccctctgtctctctctctctccctctgtctctctctcttcccctctctgtctctctgtctctctgtctctctctctctctctctctctgtctttctctctctctctctctgtctctctctctctccctctgtctctctctcttcccctctctgtctctctgtctctctctctctctctctctctctctctctctctctgtctctttctctctgtctctctctcttcccctctctgtctctctgtctctctctctctctctccctctgtctctctcacttcccctctctgtctctctctctctctctctctgtctctttctctctgtctctctctcttcccctctctgtctctctgtcgctctctctctctctccctctgtctctctctcttcccctctctgtctctctgtctctttctctctgtctctctctctctctccctctttctctgtctctctctctctctttctctctctctcttcccatctctctctctctctctctctctctctctctctctttctatctgtctctcaattcaattcaattcaattcaaggggctttattggcatgggaaacatgtgttaacattgccaaagcaaatgaggtagacaatacacaaaagtgaaacaaacaaaacgaattaacagtaaacattacacatacagaagtgtacacatctctctctctctctcttttctctctcacttatctctctcgtctctctctcgcgctctctttcCACATCTGTCATAAACAAACCAGGTTGTTTGTGTTGTAGTGTCTGTTTTTgataggcgtgtgtgtgtgtgtgtgtgtgtgtgtgtgtgtgtgtgtgtgtgtgtgtgtgtgtgtgtgtgtgtgtgtgtgtgtgtgtgtgtgtgtcagtttcaCGCTCTAGCTCATCAACGGGACTGAAGCCTCAGTGGAATCCTCCACCGACATCGTCAGACAGTGGCCACACCCCCGATCCCTACCATAGGCCGACAGAGAGAGGAAGCCCTTCCCACCGCCCTGCCCACTCAGCCTccgcccctccctccccctctcacagcAAACCTCCCCTCTCCATCACTGCCCCCACCAtcattcctcctccccctcctccctcattCCACGAGCGTCCCAGCAGCAGGCCTCCCCCCATCCCTACcggtcctccccctcctccccctacccAAGTCACCAAGCCTACCTGGCTCCCCATCCAGCACCCTCACCCCttaccccagccctctacccctcctccctccacgcccccctcctccctcccgaaCCGGAACTCTGGTTTCTTCTACCCgcctcctccctcccccatcctctcatcctccctcccccctcctccctcccccgtcATCTCAtctttcccccctcccccctcccccgtcgtctcctctctccctccttctccctcccccatcctctcctccccttcctctgaaTTGAGGTTCTCTATCTCTGGTCCCCAcggcccccctcctcctcctcctccacccctccctgccTCATTCACCCCCAGCTGCCCCTCCTCTCTGCACCCTCCACCACCCAAGATGCCCCCTGTGCCGTCCCCTGCCATGAGGCCCCCGGTGCCCCCTCTGCCCCCCTCCTACCCCTGCACTGCACCCAGTCGACGACCACCAGCTGTGCCCAGGAGTGCAGGTATTTTTTTGTGATATTTGCAGGGGAAAAGGCTTGATTTTGCTGCGGCAAAAATTATTTTGTTCCAATTTCTTGTGAAAATGCGCTGACGAGGGATAAAGTTTGTTGGAGTGTGACTTGATTGAGACATATATTTGCGTTAAATGTGTGGTGATTGGTTGAAATTGCTCGCCCTCTTTTTGTACTGCAATGGGTCGGTTTTATACAATAATATTGCAATGATTTTActgttttataaatttgcaagcTCTCGCATTATATGCAGGTGATTGTTGATCAAAATAAAATACAACCGCGGAATCCTAGAGGGATCGATTACTGTTTCCTGCATCTGATTGTTAATGACTCAGTGGTTTAATTgtatcacggtcacctaatcatccccaccTTACAAGtgactcattcatcccccctcctctcccctgtaaactattccccaggtcgctGCTGTAAATGAgcacgtgttctcagtcaatgtACCTGGTAAAAACCAAATGAAATACACTGTTCAATAGATTCTGTCCTTAATGGGTTTAGCTCCAATGACATCACATCCATCTAGCTACGCAGACAGAGACTACAACCCTGAGAGAGAACTCTCTCTTTGTGAGGTTTCTTCACATTGTCTGTTTCCTTTCTTGACAGGTGTGGGGAGGTCGTTGGCTCCTCCCCCCGCCCCACCGGCCCGCTCCCCGTCCACTGAACTGACCAACCGGATccctccccctcatcctcctccccttcccccgTCCATAATGAGGAACGGAcacagtcctcctcctcctccactccccccctCCTTAATGAGGCATGGACACAGCCAGAGCTTGCACAGCCTGGGTGAGAGCCTCAAGTCCAATTCTGGTTCTTCTCCTTCTTTGTTCAACTGCTCCCTTCACTCATTCAATTCCTCTCTAAAACTGTGGCAATTGTGCCAAAGTCATTTTTTCCCCACAGAAGCAtggcttgctctttggggttttaggcttggtGTCTGTGACGCgcttttgtgacaactgctgaagtaaaaagggctttataacagTGGGGTTGAAGTTGAGTGGAGATTTGCTGTAAAATTAGTTTGGGTTTTTAAAGTTGGCGTGAAATGTAAGTGGTTTTAATAGCAGTGGACACTCTGTGTCCCCTGTGTAACACTCTGTGTTAGTGGTGTCTTTTGTCAGTGTGTTaacacttcttatggctgcaagcccgaggccggccacaatatgacaacagccagctcaagtgcagggcgcgaaattcaaaagatatatttttttaaatatttaactttcacacattaacaagtccaatacagcaaataaaaggtacacatcttgtgaatccagccaacatgtccgatttttttaatgttttacagcgaaaacagcacgtatatttatgttagctcaccaccaaatacaagaAAGGacaactaaccaagaaccaaccaaactaaccaagaaacaacttcatcagatgacagtcttataacatgtcatacaataaatctatgttttgtttgaaaaatgtgcatatttcaggtataaatcatagtttacattgcagctacaatcagaaattgcaccgaaagcagccagaataattacagacaccaacgtcaaatacctaattactcatcataaaacatttctgaaaaatacatagtgtacagcaaatgaaagacaggcatcttgtgattccagccaatatttccgatttattaagtgttttacagcgaaaacacaatatagcgttatattagcttaccacaatagccagaaagacaagccatttcccagcagtaaaagttagcgatcgtaacaaaccagtaaaagatatataattgacacagatataattcaaacggttttagaaactagagagtgttttctatccaatagtaataataaaatgcatattgtacgagcaagaattgagtacgaggccgtttgaaatgggcaccttttatctggctactcaatactgcccctgcagccataaaaagttaatgtgtctctctctctggtctttcaGATGACTTTGAGTCTAAATTTCAGTTCCACCCAATAGAAGACTTTCCCCCTCCAGAGGAGTTTTGGCCCTTTCCACGCATCTACCCAAGCAGAGAGAACCAAGGAGGTGGGGACACAAAGTgtttccttgtgtgtgtgtgtgtgtgtgtatacggtgcctttggaaagtattcagaccccttgactttttccacattttgtcacgttacagtCTTATACAGCCATCggtaggccgtcatcgtaaataagaatctgttctcaactgacttgcctagttaaataataataaaataaaaaaataatttataaaaatgttaaataaataaaaaatatattttagtttttattctaaaatggattttaaaaagatatcctcagcaatctatacacaataccccataatgacaaagcaaaaacatgttttatacatttttgcaaatgtgttaaaaccaaaaaaactgaaataacttatttatagaagtattcagaccctttgctatgagactctaaattgagctcaggtgcatcctgtttccactgatcatcgttgagatgtttctacaacttggggtccacctgtggtaaattcaaatgattggacatgatctggaaaggcacacacctgtctatataaagtcccacagttgacagtgcatgtcagagcaaaaaccaaaccatgaggtcgaaggaattgtccgtagagctcagagacaggcacagatctggggaagggtaccagaaaatgtctgtagcattgaaggtctccaagaacacagtggcctccatcattcttaaatggaagatgttttgaacctccaagactcttcatagagctgtccgcccggccacactgagaaatcgggggagaaggaccttagtcagggaggtgaccaagaacccgatggtcactctaacagagctccagagttctgtggagatgggagaaccttccagaaggacaaccgtctctgcaccactccaccaatcaggcctttatggaagaatggccagacggaagccactcctcagtaaaaggcacatgacagcccgcttggagtttgccaaaaggaacctaaagactctcagaccatgagatacaATAATctttgatctgatgaaaccaagattgaactctttggcctgaatgccaagcgtcacgtctggaggaaacctggcaccatccctacagtgaagcatggtggtggcagcatcatgctgtggggatgtttttcaatggcagggactgggagactagtcaggatcaaggtaaagatgaatggagcaaagtacagagagatatttgatgaaaacctgctccagagcgctcaggaactcagactggggcaaaggttcaccttccaacaggacaatcttctctgtgtttgttttattatttcactgccatactgtgCTGGATCTTGTccagccatcttgtctcaagaggaccacaatggaaagaaGTCCCAGACTTCATTGTGtgttatttccattgttaaatcatggaggataacacacaatgaagtctgggacttatttccattgttaaatcatggaggataacacactatacagtctgggacttatttccattgttaaatcatggaggataacacactatacagtctgggacttatttccattgttaaatcatggaggataagtcccagactttatagtgtgttatcctccatgatttaacaatggaaataagtcccagactttatagTATGTTGTCCTTGATAATTTTATtaatgtgcatgtatggctttttcaagttttatgtgtgcttgttttttttaaatggtcaaatgaataaactaaactaaatgaccctaagcacacaaccaagacaatggaacaagtctctgaatgtacttgagtggccccaccagaacctggacttgaacccgatagaacatctctgcagagacctgaaaattagctgtgcagcgacggtccccatctaacctgacagagcttgagaggatctgcagaaaagaatgggagaaactccccaaatacaggtgtgccaaggttgtagtgtcatacccaagaagagttgaggctgtaatcgcagccaaaggtgcttcaaaaaagtactgagtaaagggtctgaatacttatgtaaatgtgatatttcagggttttatttgtaatacattagcAAACATGTCTAAAACCAGTTttggatttgtcattatggggttttgtgtgtggattgatgaaggctgtaacacaacaacatgtaaaaattaaagtggtctgaatatttGCAAAATGCACTGCTTGTGTggttgtatgtttgtgtgtgtgtttgtgtgtttgtgtgtgtctgtgtgtgtatggatatgtgtgtgtgtgtgtgcgtgtgtctctgtgtgtgtgtgtgtgtgtgtgtgtttatgtttgtgtgtgtgtctctgtgtgtgtgtgtgtctgtatcagcATGCTCTTGTCTTCATTTTCCTATTCAAATGATTTAGTGATTtactcctcccccatcctctcctctctcctccccccatccactcctctctcctcccccatcctctcctttctcctccccccAGTGATCAGGACACAGCTATGGTGATGCAGTGAGACAACAtggaccacccccccccccccccacacacacacatccaacagCTGGCCCAACACATCCTCTTCGTCCTACATCTTCCTCTGTTCCCAGGGGCCATGCTCATGGACGGATaattgagactgtgtgtgtgtgtgtgtgcgtgtgtgggatCTTGTGGCGAATACAATACTGTGTCACACCCAGTGCAGGCTATGTGACCTCTAACCTTCTCCAGTGTGGAATGTTTTGAATGTGTGTCAGGAGGGTTGACCCAACagtgttctctccctctcactatatatatctattgataaactgggtggcaccagccctgaatgctgattggctgacagccatgatatatcatgggtatgacaaaacatttattttacattggtaaacagtttataaaagcagtaaggcacctcgggggtttgtggtatatggccaatataccacggctaagggctatgtccaggcactccacgttgtgtCGTGcacaagaacagcccttagccgtggtatattggccatataccacaccccctcgggccttattgcttaaatatatactgtatatatatgtctatctctgttctctctctctcgctatatatat carries:
- the wipf3 gene encoding WAS/WASL-interacting protein family member 3, which gives rise to MPVPPPPPPPAPPPPPPPCTAHLPQSRPDPPSLQSMSVGGRGGRNALLADIQKGARLKRVLQVHDRSAPVVDKPRASGCLSQDHPQGGSGGGVEAVRPSPGGLFSGGFPVLRPAGQRAFTGKNVVSRSSSSTGLKPQWNPPPTSSDSGHTPDPYHRPTERGSPSHRPAHSASAPPSPSHSKPPLSITAPTIIPPPPPPSFHERPSSRPPPIPTGPPPPPPTQVTKPTWLPIQHPHPLPQPSTPPPSTPPSSLPNRNSGFFYPPPPSPILSSSLPPPPSPVISSFPPPPSPVVSSLPPSPSPILSSPSSELRFSISGPHGPPPPPPPPLPASFTPSCPSSLHPPPPKMPPVPSPAMRPPVPPLPPSYPCTAPSRRPPAVPRSAGVGRSLAPPPAPPARSPSTELTNRIPPPHPPPLPPSIMRNGHSPPPPPLPPSLMRHGHSQSLHSLDDFESKFQFHPIEDFPPPEEFWPFPRIYPSRENQGVIRTQLW